CTCGACAAGCCATTGCTTGAGGTGTCGGAACGCAAGCGCAAAGCAGATGAGGCAGAGAAACCGGTAACTCCGACAACAGGCAAAACCGAACGCACAACGCGCGGGCACTGATCTCAGGGGGCTTCGGCCCCCATTGTTAGGGAGCAGCCGCTCTGACTTGACCTATTTCCTTATGAGTGATTTTCTTACACAAGGAAATCACTCATGAGGAAATATCCATGTCTATCAGTGCATTCGATAATCTTAGTTCTTATATAGAGTATTATAAAAAAAATGGCGGTCCATCGCTTATTCCGATAGACATCATAGGGGATGAGTTGGATATAACCAAAGCAACGGTCGTTCGTATGCTTCAGGATGGTCGCCTTGAAGGCATAAAGATTGGACGCAGTTTATACACTTCGACAGAAAGCTATATCAGTTTCGTCCATGACGAAAAACAGAGAGTTCAAAAAGTACGCCTTTTCCTTGAAGAATGTGCGAAAAATGGTGAGATCGTTACCTATGCACCCGTCATGGAACATGTTGGCTTACGCTGGCAATCTCCTCCTGATCGAAAGATTATTGGACGTATTTTAGGAGAAATATCAACCGATACCCACAAAGAAAAAAAAATATTCTTGACCGCTATTGTTCATAAAAAGCAAGGCTCGAGAACGATACCAGGAAATGGCTTTTTCGATCTTGTTGAATACATTACAGGAGAGTCGCCACGAGGTGATGAACATACCGCCGCAATGAACGCAGCAAATAAAGTATTCAAATATTATGCTAAGCATCGATCTTAACGGAATAATAGGCGGTACACATGCGGTAAGGGGCAAGCACTACATCGGACCTAAACCAAACTGACAACAAGCCCGGTAGAAATGCCGGGCTTTCTTTTTACCAAAATCGCAAGTGAAAATAAGGCGCTTCGGTGTCTTTCTTTTTGGCTGAAAGGCTAGGAAGACAACTTATAGACTGTATAGTAGAATATGGGAGAGCAGAGGTATAGAACTCGCCAATCCATACCAAAAACAGAACGCCATTTTACCAGTCAGTCAAGCAATCTTTGGCAGTATCTGACTGTCTTTGGCGTTGTACCTGCTTGGAGCCTGTACTACAAAATGATCGAAGGAGAGCAGTTATGCTTCATGCGATCATCGAAACACTTTCCCCGTCAGACGACAGCGTAGTCGATACCGAACACTTGTTCGTCACACGCGCTGAATATGAGGATCGTAAGAGCCAACTGACCTCCCTTCAAGAACTCATCATCATACAGGAACAGATCGTATGAGCATTGAAGACATTACCCAACAGAACCTCTGTCAGTTTACCGGCACAAGTCAGTGGTATCGGTATCGACCGAAAATCCTTCTGACCGATGGAGCCAAGTTTTTATGCGACAACGGTATGGGCTGGTTCATCGACCTCGTAGTCAGTTGGCAAACGAAAGCAGAGGTTCGAGCCGAGCCCATGCAGTTTTGGACCCTGACAACTGATCTGGAAAAACATACCGCGATAGCTGTCTGCACTGATGGAGGTCAGGAAGACAATCACGCGATGTCACTTGCTAGACAACGGATACCTTACACTGACTGCCCGCTAAAGACCGTGAAGCTCTACGTATGTCAGGAAGGTGATAACAAAATAATCCTCTTGCCGTCGGAATACTGATACACGTCACCCGCGCACATTTGAGAAGCCCCGAGTCGAAAGGCTTGGGGCTTTTCCTATGCCTTAGGCACAGTCATCTTGAAGCTGAGGGGTCGATGTCTTCACTTATTCCTACTGATCCAGAAAGCCTAGAACACACAGCGAAGGCCATTGGATTTATCGTCAAAGGAGTTCCTGGTCTTCACGACGCTATCTATGAGACCATCAGATCAGTTTGGACTGATCCACTCATGCGGCGTCGTAGAGCCAAGAATCTCGAGCATGAGCTTGAGATGGCCGAAGAGATGCTGAAAGGTCAGAAGCGTCTTGAAGACGTGTCCGCAAAGGTGGCCAAAGAGATACTCGAACCAGCAATGGAAGAGGATCGAGAAGAGCTTCAGAAGTTATGGGCTGCGATGATTGCTAGATTACAAGTCGGTCAGCTATCTACAGTCCGAAGAGAATGGATTAATATTATTAAAAGCCTTGAAGTCGTTGATGTAGGAATACTGACTGAAATGCCCTCAGTATCATTCATCATAGAAGCCAACAAAGATAGTCACACACAAGCATTCATTGATGCATTAAAAATAAAATACCCTCAAACAACTTTTTCGAATGATTTGATAGTCCTCGCATTTCACTCTCTTGAAGAGAAAGGTCTTATAAAGCACATTGTGAATGGAGGAAGAAGTGTCGGTTCAGAATGTCGTTCCTTTTACACATACACAACGCTCGGTCGGACCATCCTTGAAATCACTTCTCCACCTTCGTGACAGCTGATCGAACTCACTATTCGTTCTTTGGCGCGCTCAATGTCGTGAGGACCGAATCGTCGGTATCGAGTCCCTTCCCGATTCGCTAACAATGGAAGAGGTTCGAGATAGGCTTAGGTGTCGAAGGCATCACAGCAAGCCAAGCAGCGTTGTTCTCTGTCATGCGAATCGCAAGCTCTCGCTGGACCTCTAACATTACAAATGGTTAATATAGAGAGAAAATACAGTTTAGCGTGCAACGAATCGAGGAAACTAGCAAAGCAAGCAAAGCCGAAAAAATATTGTGTGAAAACGGTATGTTAAGTGGCCTAGCGTTTAACTGAAAATCGCAGTGTCACTGGTTCGATCCCGGTCTTGGGCACCATTTTTCCAAAACATGAATATACTCTCTTAAGATTATATAGTATTTTCGGTAAGTCTCTGATCAATCCTGCGTTCACTCCTTTTTTGGCCGCAGTTAGATCACAAAAATATTTTAAAGAACCCTCATCTGGCAGGTCTGGCTATTCCTTATCCGGATAGGCGTGACTGACAACATAGTCGGCAATATCTGCCACACTCGCAGCTCGAGCGACTGCTGCATTTGCAAACACAGCCAGCAGCATCACCATAACCAGAATAATCCCTGCTCCCAGCACAATGCCAGTAAAGGCTGATCCCAGTCCTTTGGTTGTCAGAGCAAAGATTGATGACAGCGCCGCCATCAACATCACAATGAAACCGCTCCTGGACAGATCACCGACCATGATCGTTGCAGGCGAGATTTCACATGACAGATGCTGCCGGAATAAGAGAACTGCGAACTCAAGCTCCGCTTTGGGGAAGAGTCTCAATTCATTATATAATGCAACGTTCGCCTCAGTATTCCGATTTGCAGCGTAATAGACGGACTGCAGAGGCAAAACAGAAGAACATTGACTGACAACAGACACAAAAACACCAGCCCAGTATGCCGGAACAGCAATCCTCAGCACCATGTGCTGCATTTCAGGCTTTAAGGGAGACCAGTGCGGATCGCACAGCACGGTCGCAAGCAAACCCAGAAGAACCACAGCAAGACCGCCAGCAAAAAAATACTGGTTGATCGAATTCTTGAGAGAGGGAAAACGGATAGGCTTTTTTCTGCTCAAAGCCGCTTTCAACACCTCAATGATACGGGAAACCGTTTCTTCCTCGATCACTGAAGGCTGCACCGTCATCATCGCTGGTTTCAAGCTGACCATACTGGTTATGTACCAGAATCCGGTTTGACTTTTTCAGTCATGAGCGTGCCGAAATCCCGTTTTCCACCGACCTTGCCCAGCAATCCGACACTGTGAATCACCATATCGTGGCTGAGCGCCTTACACATGTCGTAGATCGTCAAGGCCGCGACAGTCGCACCCGTCAGCGCTTCCATCTCCACACCCGTCTGCCCGACGCAGGCGACACGACAGTCAATGACGGCATCCTGATCCTTGACCATGATTTCGATCTTGCAGCCACTGATGGAAAGAGGGTGGCACATCGGGATCAGGGTGGATGTCGCCTTGACGCCCATGATCCCGGCGATCTGAGCAACTGTCAGCACGGCCCCTTTTTTTGTGACAAATCCGGCTTCACGTAGAGTTGCAATGACAGCTTCCGGAAAACGGAGACGAGCCTGAGCATGAGCTTCCCTCTTCGTAACGGCCTTGTCGCTGACTTCCACCATACGCGGCTGTTCACCGGTTTCATCGACGTGGGAAAGGATCGGCGCGGTTTCGGTCATGACAAGTCCAGATCAGTAAAAAGCTCACTCTCTGTTAGGACAGATATCCCGGACCATACCAGTGGAAATCAGTTCATGCTGAGACCTGAACAGTTTTACCTCTCCCGCATGGCGCCAGCACAGACCGAATCACTCCTGCCGACCGCTCCAGCCTTACGGATCACGCCACCATTCTCATGGTCCTAACGGCCTTCAGTTCTTCATCTGCTTCATGACTGCCGCCCGGTCACCAGTTTTCGGCGTCTCGAACTGCGTTTTTATTCAATCACATGTCTTTTCCGTAACAACATGCTAGTCTGGAGGTAATGTGCAACCACAAGCAGGCCTGAACGTGAACTCTGGATTTCCGTCATGAAAATACCCGAAAATACGGGTGACCATTCTGCGAATACGCCACCAGCTACCGGCCTCGCAGGCTGGATCGATCAGCGTCTTCCAGTCATTTCAGCCTTTCGCGCCGAATATGTTGATTTCCGCCTTCCCCGCAATCTCAACTGGCTGTGGAACTTCGGCGCCATCCTGACGGTTGTGCTGGTTCTCATGCTGGCGACCGGCATCTTCCTCGCCATGAACTATACGGCGACGGACGCGGGTGCCTTCCTTTCGGTCGAGGCCATCGACAGGCAACTTTCAGGCGGCTGGCTCCTGCGGGCCATGCACATGACGGGCGCAAACCTGTTTATGGCGGCGCTCTATATCCATCTTTTTCGTGGGCTGTATTACGGCTCCTACAAAGCGCCCCGTGAAATTCTCTGGCTGACCGGCCTTATCCTGCTGGTCATGGTCATGGCGACCGCCTTTGCGGGCTATATGCTGCCCTGGGGCCAGATGTCCTACTGGGGCGCGGATGTCATCACCAAGGCGGTCGGTGCGGTTCCTGTGATCGGCGGCGCGCTTGAGCACATCATGACCGGCAGCGATCATCTGGGCGACGTGTTCCTGCATCGCTTCTTTGTGCTGCACTTCCTGATGGCGTTTCTGGTTGTGGTTGTTGTCGGGCTGCATGTGACGACCGTGCATATCAGCGGCGCCAACAATCCGTTAGGCATCGAACCAAAGAGCAGGAAAGACACACTGACCTTTCATCCTTACTACACCAGCAAGGATCTGGTCGGGCTGATTATTTTCGCGCTGATCTTTACGGCCCTGATGTTCTTCTGGCCCAACCTGCTGACCGAGCCTGCGAACTATGCGCCCGCCGACCCGATGCATACCCCCGCCGACATCGAGCCGGAATGGTATTTCCTGCCGTTCTACGGCCTCCTTCAGTCGGTGCCGTCCAAGTTTGGCGGTCTCCTCGCCGCTGCCGGATCAATTGTCGTGCTGTTCTTCCTGCCCTGGCTGGACCGCTCGCCCATCCGTTCGGCGCGGTTCCGTCCGATGTGTCGCGTGGGTCTGCTTGGCCTTGTCGTGGCCTTCGTGCTGCTGGCTGTCGCAGGCAAGCATCATGGTGAAGGTTTGTGGATGATCGTCGCCCGTCTGGCCGGTCTCTACTATTTCGGCTACTTCCTCGTGCTGCTGCCGCTGGCCGCCCGCATGGAAAAGACCCGCCCCCTGCCCTCGTCCATTGCTGCCGCAGAGGGAGACGCATGATGAAAAACATACGTTTCCTCGCACTCGCCGCCGCCGCTTTTCTTTCCACTCCTCTAACGGCTCTGGCGGCTGTTCCGGAACCGCTGGTTCCACCACACCAGAAATGGGATTTCGACGGTCCCTTCGGACAGTTTGACCAGAAAGCACTGCAACGCGGTTTCATGGTCTATGACCGGATCTGCTCCACATGCCACGGCATGAAGGCGCTGACCTACAATGACCTCAGCGGCATCGGGATGAGCGAACAGGCCATTCTGGATCTGGCGCATTCCAAGATGATTGCCGGTCCGCCCGATGTGTCCGGTCAGCCGACCTCCCGCCCCGGTCGCCCTGACGATCATTTCCGCTCGCCATTCCCGAGTGACGAGGCCGCGGCAGCCATGATGGGCGGCGTTGCCCCG
The Acetobacter aceti genome window above contains:
- a CDS encoding DUF6876 family protein translates to MSIEDITQQNLCQFTGTSQWYRYRPKILLTDGAKFLCDNGMGWFIDLVVSWQTKAEVRAEPMQFWTLTTDLEKHTAIAVCTDGGQEDNHAMSLARQRIPYTDCPLKTVKLYVCQEGDNKIILLPSEY
- the moaC gene encoding cyclic pyranopterin monophosphate synthase MoaC, which produces MTETAPILSHVDETGEQPRMVEVSDKAVTKREAHAQARLRFPEAVIATLREAGFVTKKGAVLTVAQIAGIMGVKATSTLIPMCHPLSISGCKIEIMVKDQDAVIDCRVACVGQTGVEMEALTGATVAALTIYDMCKALSHDMVIHSVGLLGKVGGKRDFGTLMTEKVKPDSGT
- a CDS encoding cytochrome b N-terminal domain-containing protein; its protein translation is MKIPENTGDHSANTPPATGLAGWIDQRLPVISAFRAEYVDFRLPRNLNWLWNFGAILTVVLVLMLATGIFLAMNYTATDAGAFLSVEAIDRQLSGGWLLRAMHMTGANLFMAALYIHLFRGLYYGSYKAPREILWLTGLILLVMVMATAFAGYMLPWGQMSYWGADVITKAVGAVPVIGGALEHIMTGSDHLGDVFLHRFFVLHFLMAFLVVVVVGLHVTTVHISGANNPLGIEPKSRKDTLTFHPYYTSKDLVGLIIFALIFTALMFFWPNLLTEPANYAPADPMHTPADIEPEWYFLPFYGLLQSVPSKFGGLLAAAGSIVVLFFLPWLDRSPIRSARFRPMCRVGLLGLVVAFVLLAVAGKHHGEGLWMIVARLAGLYYFGYFLVLLPLAARMEKTRPLPSSIAAAEGDA
- a CDS encoding cytochrome c1, producing the protein MKNIRFLALAAAAFLSTPLTALAAVPEPLVPPHQKWDFDGPFGQFDQKALQRGFMVYDRICSTCHGMKALTYNDLSGIGMSEQAILDLAHSKMIAGPPDVSGQPTSRPGRPDDHFRSPFPSDEAAAAMMGGVAPPDQSRLALIQPHGADWLYAFLTGYRMPPPADAPVVPGKFYNDWVDGHLIGMPPPLMNGMIQYPDGTPATVEQQARDVTSFLVWAADPHRNARHRTGLWVALYLIGLLVLAIAWKKKTWKRVKSQ